A part of Paenibacillus sp. sptzw28 genomic DNA contains:
- the ftsW gene encoding putative lipid II flippase FtsW: protein MKTKTNGLRGRPDFLLLVLILVLVGFGLVMVFSASSNTAVVSKNFNFDAFYFTKRQLLWAVIGIGAMFIIMNIHYTKFKKGYVLYFIPVIIMLMLVPFIGEERNGARSWFGIGSLGIQPTEFAKLGLILYLGSLISKKGEKFRDFKKGLLPVFIVIGFICGLIMLQPDLGACIVIAACALIIIVAGGANLKQLFLAGIIITAIVSAWASISIMNNPKAWNYRIDRFTAFMNPEGDVQGTTYHLSRSLQALGHGGLTGAGFGNSVQKLKYLPYAYSDFIFPVIAEEFGFIGSLLFLLFYLFFLWRGLLIALRCPDIYGTVVGVGIVGLIAVQTIINIGGVTGAMPITGVTLPFISHGGSSLLVTLASMGVLLSISREHNRESKTSK, encoded by the coding sequence GACGAACGGCCTGCGCGGCAGGCCGGATTTCTTGCTTCTTGTCCTGATTTTGGTCCTTGTCGGTTTTGGACTCGTAATGGTGTTCAGCGCCAGCTCTAACACCGCCGTCGTTTCCAAAAATTTTAATTTCGACGCGTTTTACTTCACCAAACGGCAGCTGTTGTGGGCGGTTATAGGTATAGGTGCGATGTTTATCATTATGAATATTCACTATACAAAGTTTAAAAAAGGGTATGTCCTCTACTTTATCCCAGTCATCATTATGCTTATGCTCGTTCCGTTCATCGGTGAGGAAAGAAACGGCGCACGCAGCTGGTTCGGTATCGGATCGCTTGGCATTCAACCAACGGAATTCGCCAAGCTGGGACTCATCCTTTATTTAGGCTCGCTCATCTCCAAGAAAGGCGAGAAGTTTAGAGATTTTAAAAAAGGTCTGCTCCCTGTCTTCATCGTCATCGGTTTCATCTGCGGACTCATTATGCTGCAGCCGGATCTTGGCGCCTGTATCGTTATTGCCGCTTGCGCTCTCATTATCATTGTCGCCGGCGGCGCTAATTTAAAGCAGCTGTTTCTTGCCGGAATCATAATTACCGCCATCGTGTCTGCATGGGCAAGCATTTCCATTATGAACAATCCGAAAGCATGGAATTACCGGATTGACCGGTTTACCGCCTTTATGAACCCTGAAGGCGATGTGCAGGGAACCACGTATCATTTGTCCCGTTCGTTGCAAGCGCTCGGTCATGGCGGATTAACAGGCGCAGGCTTCGGAAACAGCGTTCAGAAGCTGAAATATTTGCCCTATGCTTACAGTGATTTCATCTTCCCGGTTATCGCCGAAGAATTCGGATTCATCGGCAGCTTGCTGTTTCTGCTGTTCTATCTGTTCTTTCTGTGGCGGGGCCTCCTAATCGCGCTGAGGTGTCCGGACATTTACGGAACAGTGGTCGGAGTAGGTATCGTCGGGCTGATTGCGGTTCAGACGATCATCAATATCGGCGGAGTCACGGGGGCGATGCCAATTACGGGCGTCACGCTTCCGTTTATCAGTCACGGCGGCTCCTCGCTGCTCGTGACGCTTGCGAGCATGGGTGTGCTTCTCAGCATATCGCGAGAACATAACCGCGAGAGTAAAACGTCGAAATAA